The following DNA comes from Gopherus flavomarginatus isolate rGopFla2 chromosome 5, rGopFla2.mat.asm, whole genome shotgun sequence.
TGGCCccgtggggtggtggtggggggggctggttacagggggCCTGGTGTCAGGACGTGGCCccgtggggtggtggtgggggggctggttacagggggCCCGGTGTCAGGACGTGGCcccgtggggtgggggtgggggggctggttacagggggcccggtgccaggacaggcccctctggagcgggggcggggggcttggCACACAAGGACCCCTCACCCGGTGCTGGGACGCGGCCCctcggggtggggcagggctggttacAGGGGCCCAGCGCCGGCCCGGGAGGTGGCGCTTTGGGAGCAAGGGGGGGGCTGGGCACACGGGGCCCCTGGCCCTGCACTGGGGTCTCACCTGCATCTGGGAGCTGCTGAAGGGCCCGTAGAGCTCGGCCCCACTCGTGTTCTCCCATTTGTACTCCCACATCACCTCGGCCAGCGGCTCCTCGCCGGCCCGGGGCCGCAGCGCCgccgcagcaccccctgctggacaAACACCGCCCGGCAGGGCGTTCGCACGCCCGTCCGCAGCCCCCACGCAGCCCCCGCCGGGCCGGGCCAGCCCCCCCCACGGCCCTCacgcccccacacagcccccgccgggccgggccagcccccccacgcccccacacagcccccgccgggccgggccagccccccccccacagcccccgccgggccgggccagcccccccacgccccccacgcccccacacagcccccgccgggccaggccagcccccccacacccccacacagcccccgccgggccgggccagccccccacacccctcacgcccccacacagcccctgccGGGCCAGCCCCCCCACGCCCCTCacgcccccacacagcccccgccGGGTCGGGCCAGCCCCCCCACGCCCCTCattcccccacacagcccccgccgggccgggccagcccccccacgcccctcattcccccacacagcccccgccGGGTCGGGCCAGCCCCCCCACGCCCCTCacgcccccacacagcccccgccGGACCGGGCCAGCCCCCCCACGCCCCTCATTCCCCTACACAGCCCCCGCCGGGCCgggccagcccccccacacccctcacgcccccacacagcccccgccgggccgggccagcccccccacacagcccccgccgggccgggccagccccccccacgcccctcattcccccacacagcccccgccAGGTCAGCCCCCCCCAggctcctcactcccccacacagcccctgccagccctgcgcccctggtgcccctcactctcccgccgcagcccctcccagccctgccccccccatagccctggtggtgcccctcactcctgacccgcagcccccccaatGTCTcaccggacgcctgggttctcagcCTGGCCTCGTCGATGTCCTCGGCGAACATGTCGAGGGCGGGCGGGGGCTGGGCGGGTGGGGGCTGGGTCAGCGCCCGCAGCCTGAGCGCCAGCTTTTCGCGGGTCTCCTGGTAGATCTCGTAGACGCCCCGACCCACCATCTGGTCAGCCAATCCCGAGAGCCGCTCCAGCTGCTCCCGCCTCTGGGGGGAGCCCGGCGCCTCCCCCTCCTCGGGCGGGGCGGGGGCCCCGGCTTTGGCACGGGTCCAGGCCCGGCGGGGGCGCGAGCCCCGGGCCGCACCCTTGCTGCCCAGGCGCTGGATGGCCCGGGCCACGGTCTCCCCCGGCCGCACCATCTCCACCATCCCCTCCAGCAGCGTCTGCTTGTCCAGAAGGGGGCGCCCCAcgtcctcctcctgcccctcgccggggggctgctggctgccggggGGCTGCTCCTTGATCCGCACCTGTGGGGGGCGGGGATCAGTCCTGGTGCAGCCGGCCTCGgcccccctctcctgcccccgccccggCTCCCCTCCACCACCTcagctcccctctcctgcccctgcccccacccctctctcctgcccctgccccggctcccctcccccgcctcagctcccctctcctgcccctgccccggctcccctcccccgccccagctcccctctcctgcccccacccccgcccccctctCCCGCCTCGGCTCCCctcgccctcccccacccccctctcctgcccccgccccggctgccctcccccgccccagctcccctctcctgcccccgccccagctccactctcctgcccccgcccccgcccccctctcCCGCCTCAGCTCCCctcgccctcccccgcccccctctcctgcccccgccccggctgccctcccccgccccaactcccctctcctgcccccgccccggctctcctcccccgccccagctcccctctcctgcccctgcccctgcccccacccccctctcccGCCTTGGCTCCCctcgccctcccccaccccccctctcctgcccctgccccggctcccctctcccccccttgGCTTGACCCCCTTCTAGCCCCCGATTCCAGCCCCCCGTCTCACCCAGTCGATGTTGTCCAGCCAGTTGTCCCGGATCAGCGCCTCGCGGCGCAGGAAATAGTTCCCCTCCGAGTCGAAGTgcccctcctccatctcctcctccaggtTGAAGGGGGTGATCTGCACCCCGTCCTCGTAGTCGATGGTGGCCGACTCCTGCCCTGCCCGGGGAGACCCCCTGCCCGTCAGGCCACCAGTCTCCCCgacttccctgctctgcccagccccagctTAGTCAGCCAGGCTCCCCCCATTCTCGCCTGCAGGAtcagcccccatctcccctccttcccccggtccagcccccatctcccctggATCACCCCtcgtctctcctccttcccccggtccagcccccttctcccctggatCACCCCtcgtctctcctccttccccccgtccagcccccatctcccctccttccccccgtccagcccccttctcccctggatCACCCCCCGTCTCCGCTCCTTCCCCCCgtccagcccccttctcccctggatCACCCCtcgtctctcctccttccccccgtccagcccccatctcccctccttcccccggtccagcccccttctcccctggatCACCCCtcgtctctcctccttccccccgtccagcccccatctcccctccttcccccggtccagcccccttctcccctggatCACCCCtcgtctctcctccttccccctgtccagcccccatctcccctccttcccccggtccagcccccttctcccctggatcaccccccatctcccctcctcccctgggtccagcccccttctcccctggatCACCCCtcgtctctcctccttcccccccgtccagcccccatctcccctccttcccccggtCCAGCCCCCTTCTCCTCTGGATCACCCCtcgtctctcctccttcccctcgtccagcccccttctcccctccttcccccggtCCAGCCCCcatcttccctccttcccccggtccagcccccttctcccctggatCACCCCtcgtctctcctccttcccctcgtccagcccccttctcccctccttcccccggtccagcccccatctcccctccttcccccggtccagcccccatctcccctccttcccccggtccagcccccttctcccctggatCACCCCtcatctctcctccttccccccgtccagcccccatctcccctccttcccccggtccagcccccatctcccctccttcccccggtccagcccccttctcccctggatCACCCCCCGTCTCCGCTCCTTCCCCTggtccagcccccttctcccctggatCACCCCCccgtctcccctccttcccctggtccagcccccttctcccctgcaggATCACCCCccgtctcccctccttcccctggtccagcccccttctcccttggatcaccccccatctcccctcctcccctgggtccagcccccttctcccctggatCACCCCtcatctcccctccttcccccggtccagcccccatctcccctccttcccctggtccagcccccttctcccctgcaggATCACCCCccgtctcccctccttcccccggtccagcccccttctcccctggatCACCCCccgtctcccctccttcccctggtccagcccccttctcccttggatcaccccccatctcccctcctcccctgggtccagcccccttctcccctggatCACCCCtcatctcccctccttcccccggtccagcccccatctcccctccttcccctggtccagcccccttctcccctgcaggATCACCCCccgtctcccctccttcccctggtccagcccccttctcccttggatcaccccccatctcccctcctcccctgggtccagcccccttctcccctggatCACCCCccgtctcccctccttcccctggtCCAGCCCCCTTGTCCCCTGCAGGATCACCCcctgtctcccctccttccccgggtccagcccccttctcccctggatCACCCCccgtcccccctccttcccctaggccagcccccttctcccctggatCACCCCccgtcccccctccttcccccaggccagcccccttctcccctggatcaccccccatctcccctccttcccccagtccagcccccttctcccctggatcactccctgtctcccctccttctcccagtccagcccccttctcccctggatcaccccccatctcccctctttcccctgctccagcccccttcTCTCCTGCAGGATCACCCCccgtctcccctccttcccccagtccagcccccttctcccctggatCACCCCctgtcttcctccttcccctgctccagcccccttctcccctgcaggatcaccccccatctcccctccctcccctggtcCAGTGCCCTTCTGGCCTGCAGGAccaccccccatctcccctccttcccccggtcctgcccccttctcccctgcaggATCACTCCCCATCTCCCGTCCTtcccccagtccagcccccttctcGTCTGCAGGAtcaccccccatctcccctccttcccccagtccagccctcttctcccctgcaggatcgccccccatctcccctccttcccctgccccagcccccttctcGCCCGCAGGATCACCCCccgtctcccctccttcccccggtCCAGTCCCCTTCTCCCCTGGATCACCCCccgtctcccctccttcccctgctccagcccccttctcccctggatcactccccatctcccctccttcccctgctccagccctcttCTCCCCTGCAGGATCACCCCccgtctcccctccttcccccggtCCAGTCCCCTTCTCCCCTGGATCACCCCccgtctcccctccttcccctggtccagcccccttctcccctggatcaccccccatctcccctccttcccctggtccagcccccttctcccctggatcaccccccatctcccctccttcccctgctccagccctcttCTCCCCTGCAGGATCACCCCccgtctcccctccttcccccagtccagcccccttctcccctggatCACCCCctgtcttcctccttcccctggtccagcccccttctcccctggatcaccccccatctcccctccttcccctgccccagcccccttctcGCCTGCAGGATCACCCCccgtctcccctccttcccctgccccagcccccttctcccctggatcaccccccatctcccctccttcccctggtccagcccccttctcccctggatcaccccccatctcccctccttcccctggtccagcccccttctcccctggatCACCCCccgtctcccctccttcccctggtccagcccccttctcccctggatCACCCCCCGtctcccctctttcccctggtccagcccccttctcccttggatcaccccccatctcccctcctcccctgggtccagcccccttctcccctggatCACCCCCCCGtctcccctctttcccctggTCCAGCCCCCTTCGCTCCTGGATCACCCCCCCAAGCCCCTCCTCACAGGATCCCGGCCCCCTCAGACAGACCAGGGTCTCACCCTCCACGTCCTCTGATGCCAGGATGTCGTATTTACTGGCCCGGCCACCATCCCCCTCCTCATCCTCGTCTTCCTCGTCACTGTCCAGGGAGTGTTTCCCCTTGAAGCGGCTCCCTGGGCCGCTGgcccccaggccaggctctgtcagctggggagagggatgtTAGGTCTCCTTGGCCACCCCAAGAAACAGCATCCCCGCCAGACACCATCCCCCGGGTCACCCCGACATACagcccccccccatacacacagatACCAACCCCAGGTGACCCCAATACACAGTCAGCCTGTATACCCCACCCCGGAACACCCTGACACAtagccccccccatccccaggtgACACAGACACACAGCCCCTCCCAGGAACCACCACCCAGGTCACCCCGacacacagcccccaccccagatacCAACCCCTGGGTCACCCCAAGACATAGCACCCTCCACAGATATCAACCCTGGGTCACCCCGAGACACAGCACCCCCCCAGGCACCACCAACCAGGTCATCCCGACACACAGCCTACCTGTATATCCCCCCAGCCACCTCGACTCACAGCCCCCCCCAACAGATACCAACCCAGGGTCACCCCAagacacagcccccctgggatACCACCCCCTGGGTCACCCCGAGACACAGCTTCCCCCCCAATACCACCTGTTGGGTCACCCCGAGACACTGTCCCCTTCCAGATACCACCCCCAGGTCACCCTGAGACACAGCTGCACCCCCGGATACCACCCACGAGTCCCCCTGAGACACCCCAGGGGGACACCTAAACACAACTCCTATCCACTCCCTGGTCATACCCTCTCAGGGGCCCCCCTccaacccccagggaccccttacCTCCAAAAACGACTGAATTCCCCCCGCACCCTCATCCCCCTAACAGGAATTCTGTGCCCACTGGAGACCCCCCCCATACCCCCAAAAGGGACCCTGTGTCCCCTGGAGACCCCCCAATACCCaatgcctccccaccccacagagaTCCCTTGCCCCCTGGGGGTTCCCCCCCACTACACCCCATCCCCGTAACTCACCTTCTTCTTAGGAAtggccagctcctcctcctcctcgtcccccTCGGCCTGGTCCTCGAATGTCACCTTGCGCTTGGGCATTCTGGTCCCTGCTGGTCCTGGGGGGAGAGGACAGCTGGGTGAGAAAGGGGGGGTCCCCCAGTGCCAGCCCCCCCAGACGGGCCTCACTGCCCCTCCCTGGGGTCTGCCTGCAGCCCCACAGAGAGGAGCGCTGAAGAGACCCTATGATAAAGGGACGATCCCAAAGCGACGCCCTGTGATAACAAACCGAGTCCCAAACaaaagaccctacaataacaaaccgcTGCTCACAACAGACGATAGCAGGAGCTGGCTAAGCAGGACCTTGCTGTAACAAATTGACAACTCACAAGAGACCCTGCGCCAACCCATCAGGTCCTGGCAGAGGAGACCCTACGATAACAAGCCCCACATGACCTGGGCTGCTGTCCCAGCCACACCCACCCCAGCTGGTCACCGATAAGCCCCTTATCCGAGGGCAGTGGTGAAAGTTGGGTGGTGCACTCCGGTACGCAGCACCGGCAAGAGATTTTTAGTGGGCACTGGGTACCGAAAAGACTTGGGactagcccccccgccccccgcctccgaaggagggggtggggctgcactatgttccttaaaggagcagaacatggctaGGGAGGGCATCATTCTTTATATGgctttaacagcacaatacaCACGCTAATAAATTTAAACAAAGGCCTTTTTTAcgtttgttagcatatgtattgtgctgttaagTTGGTCAGGGGGAACAGAAAAAATGTAAAcagtgttttttattctgtttctcccCACTGGTCTGAATTATCCATAACATTCATCTCAAAGAAAGAGGCAGAGGTCCACAGATTTGCAAACTTAAAAACCTGCGTTCTGCTTTAAACCACTTCAGCCCATGCCAGGTTGATGACCATTCAAAAGTTAACTGCAAAGGAACTATAAggcggatagaaagctggctagaccgtcaggctcaatgggtagtgatcaatggctccatgtctagttagcagccggtatcaagtggagtgccccaagggtcggtcctggggccggttttgttcaatattaatgatctggaggatggcgttgacttcaccctcaacaagtttgccgatgacactaaactgggaggagtggtagatacgctggagggtagggacaggatacagagggacctagacaaattagaggattgggccaaaagaaacctgatgaggttcaacaaggacaagtgcagagttctgcacttaggacggaagaatcccatgaactgctacagactagggaccgaatggctaggaagcagttctgcagaaatggacctggcggttacagtggatgagaagctggatatgagtcagcagtgtgcccttgttgccaagaaggccagtggcatattgggctgtataagtaggggcactgccagcagatcgagggacatgatcattccctgacatcggtgaggcctcatctggagtcctgtgtccagttttgggccccacactacgaggaggatgtggaaaaattggaaagagtccagcggagggcaacaaaaatgattagggggctggagcacatgacttatgaggagaggctgagggaactgggattgtttagtctgcagaagagaagagtgaggggggatttgatagctgctttcaactacctgaaagggggctccaaagaggatggagctcggctgttctcagtggtggcagatgacagaacaaggagcaatggtctcaagttgcagtgggggaggtctaggctggatattaggagacactatttcactaggagggtggtgaagcactggaatgggttacctagggaagtgatggaatctccctccttagaggtttttaaggtcaggcttgacaaagccctggctgagatgatttagttggggttggtcctgctttgagcaggaggttggactagatacctccagaggtcccttccaaccctgatactctatgattctatgaactctgAAGCCCGTTACCCTGAATGTGTGCCTGTCAGTGCCCCCTGGCTGAAGATGCAGTCACACCTGAACAGCTAAAAATGAACCTAGCCCTTTTCGGCTAAACGACAGAGTCAAGTCACTGGCTCCATCTCTGTTGTCACATAACAGATAACAAAGCTCCAGTGGGGCGTGGTGCTGGCACAGAGGGTCTCAGCTACGTGGTGTGATTGTTAAGAATCTCTTTTGGGAATAGTCATGTAGGTGAAACAGCTGGTACTTACGATTACACTATTTCTATGCATGTATATACATCCTGGCATCTGACGTTACAAATATGAGCGATGTGTACTACAcgtttgctcctgtggtaacgCCCGCAAGGTATTCAGCCAGCGCATGAAGGGACAAGTCAAGCtgaatggcccattaaggaacTCTTAGCTCACAATGGACCCTGGAAAACGCCTGTCTACACTGAATGGACTTTTTGTGACTGTTCTAACCAGAAGAGAGGTGGAGGTGATGGACGtgtaacttgcccatgtgactccaaacaccatcttccACAGTGAGAACAGATTTCCCTTCACTTGGCAGAAGCTAAAAGGCCTTGGCCTGGAAGCATCCCCATTTGGCCTCTTTCCTGCTTCGGACTCTGGACTATGAACATCTACTAACGGGAGTTTTCAAACCAAGGGACTGAGAACTTTAAGGTAATCTGGAGCCTTCATATTTCCTTGAGCCT
Coding sequences within:
- the CD2BP2 gene encoding CD2 antigen cytoplasmic tail-binding protein 2 isoform X3, with translation MPKRKVTFEDQAEGDEEEEELAIPKKKLTEPGLGASGPGSRFKGKHSLDSDEEDEDEEGDGGRASKYDILASEDVEGQESATIDYEDGVQITPFNLEEEMEEGHFDSEGNYFLRREALIRDNWLDNIDWVRIKEQPPGSQQPPGEGQEEDVGRPLLDKQTLLEGMVEMVRPGETVARAIQRLGSKGAARGSRPRRAWTRAKAGAPAPPEEGEAPGSPQRREQLERLSGLADQMVGRGVYEIYQETREKLALRLRALTQPPPAQPPPALDMFAEDIDEARLRTQASAGGAAAALRPRAGEEPLAEVMWEYKWENTSGAELYGPFSSSQMQEWVNQGYFKEGVYCRKADNSQGQFYNSKRVDFDLYT
- the CD2BP2 gene encoding CD2 antigen cytoplasmic tail-binding protein 2 isoform X2 yields the protein MGWRRVSCELSICYSKVLLSQLLLSSVVSSGPAGTRMPKRKVTFEDQAEGDEEEEELAIPKKKLTEPGLGASGPGSRFKGKHSLDSDEEDEDEEGDGGRASKYDILASEDVEGQESATIDYEDGVQITPFNLEEEMEEGHFDSEGNYFLRREALIRDNWLDNIDWVRIKEQPPGSQQPPGEGQEEDVGRPLLDKQTLLEGMVEMVRPGETVARAIQRLGSKGAARGSRPRRAWTRAKAGAPAPPEEGEAPGSPQRREQLERLSGLADQMVGRGVYEIYQETREKLALRLRALTQPPPAQPPPALDMFAEDIDEARLRTQASGGAAAALRPRAGEEPLAEVMWEYKWENTSGAELYGPFSSSQMQEWVNQGYFKEGVYCRKADNSQGQFYNSKRVDFDLYT
- the CD2BP2 gene encoding CD2 antigen cytoplasmic tail-binding protein 2 isoform X1 — translated: MGWRRVSCELSICYSKVLLSQLLLSSVVSSGPAGTRMPKRKVTFEDQAEGDEEEEELAIPKKKLTEPGLGASGPGSRFKGKHSLDSDEEDEDEEGDGGRASKYDILASEDVEGQESATIDYEDGVQITPFNLEEEMEEGHFDSEGNYFLRREALIRDNWLDNIDWVRIKEQPPGSQQPPGEGQEEDVGRPLLDKQTLLEGMVEMVRPGETVARAIQRLGSKGAARGSRPRRAWTRAKAGAPAPPEEGEAPGSPQRREQLERLSGLADQMVGRGVYEIYQETREKLALRLRALTQPPPAQPPPALDMFAEDIDEARLRTQASAGGAAAALRPRAGEEPLAEVMWEYKWENTSGAELYGPFSSSQMQEWVNQGYFKEGVYCRKADNSQGQFYNSKRVDFDLYT